The Megasphaera stantonii genome includes a window with the following:
- a CDS encoding ABC transporter permease subunit encodes MLAFVLAYGLHYTKLPEKFKSVVQILIILPMFLPTLTYGFAVIYSLGKQGLITQIIGHQLFSIYGFWGLLISYVIYTLPPAFVLLYNAFKYVDKHFIIVSQIMGDSPLRTFYITSVRPMIGTIAAAFILSFFLSFTDFGIPASIGGQYTVVATQLYMVMMGAVPDFQSGSAIAVIMLIPSIVAVWLLRFTERFNFRYNKISTFELADDKVRDGFFAAVYVVVIAAIFAIFAIMFIVPFIKSWPYQVVFTTETLQRILSDRSIETVYTNSVMVAAATAVIGTVLAYMAALVNARSQLPGVCKMLMDACAMVTNTVPGMVLGVAFLFAFTGSPIQNTFIIIILLNSVREFTTPYLMIQASLSKINMSWETTGALMGDSWLKTIFRVIIPNTMSTVFQMLSYIFIQAMVTISAIIFVTGARTMVMTTKITQAQYFEKYDEVFVLSLLIFLTNIIVKVIFDYLSSHDDIVLHVKQKFQSIFGKEAKRQNAGLEDLPERI; translated from the coding sequence GTGCTGGCCTTTGTATTGGCTTATGGCCTTCATTATACGAAGCTTCCTGAGAAATTTAAATCTGTCGTACAGATTCTCATCATCCTTCCCATGTTTCTGCCGACCTTAACCTATGGGTTTGCCGTCATTTATTCCTTGGGCAAACAGGGGTTAATTACTCAGATTATCGGGCACCAGCTCTTTTCCATTTATGGATTTTGGGGATTGCTCATTTCCTACGTTATCTACACGCTGCCGCCAGCCTTTGTTTTGCTGTACAACGCCTTTAAGTACGTAGACAAACATTTCATCATCGTATCGCAGATTATGGGCGACAGCCCGCTGCGCACGTTCTATATTACGAGCGTGCGTCCTATGATTGGGACGATTGCCGCAGCCTTTATTCTTTCCTTCTTCTTATCCTTTACGGATTTCGGTATTCCTGCTTCTATCGGAGGACAGTACACCGTCGTGGCGACGCAGCTGTACATGGTCATGATGGGCGCCGTGCCTGATTTCCAGTCCGGCTCGGCTATTGCCGTCATCATGCTGATTCCGTCTATCGTCGCCGTGTGGCTCCTGCGGTTTACAGAACGCTTCAACTTCCGCTACAACAAGATCAGCACCTTTGAATTGGCCGACGACAAGGTGCGCGATGGTTTCTTTGCCGCCGTGTACGTCGTCGTGATTGCTGCGATCTTCGCTATTTTCGCCATCATGTTCATCGTACCCTTTATCAAGAGCTGGCCCTATCAGGTCGTCTTTACGACGGAAACACTGCAGCGCATTTTGAGCGACCGGTCCATTGAAACGGTATATACGAACTCCGTCATGGTAGCCGCCGCCACGGCCGTCATCGGCACGGTCCTGGCCTACATGGCCGCACTGGTCAACGCCCGCTCCCAGCTTCCCGGCGTCTGCAAGATGCTCATGGACGCCTGCGCCATGGTGACGAATACCGTTCCCGGCATGGTCCTCGGCGTGGCATTCTTGTTTGCCTTTACGGGCTCGCCAATTCAGAACACCTTCATCATCATTATCCTGCTGAATTCAGTCCGCGAATTTACGACGCCGTACCTCATGATTCAGGCTTCCCTGTCTAAGATCAACATGTCTTGGGAAACGACGGGGGCTCTGATGGGCGATTCGTGGCTGAAGACGATTTTCCGGGTCATCATTCCCAACACGATGTCGACGGTGTTCCAGATGCTCAGCTATATCTTCATTCAGGCTATGGTCACGATCAGCGCCATTATCTTCGTCACCGGCGCCCGCACGATGGTCATGACGACGAAGATCACCCAGGCCCAGTATTTTGAAAAATACGACGAAGTATTCGTGTTGTCCCTGCTCATTTTCCTGACGAATATCATCGTCAAGGTCATCTTCGATTATCTGTCGAGCCATGACGATATCGTGCTCCATGTCAAGCAGAAATTCCAAAGCATTTTCGGCAAAGAGGCCAAACGGCAGAACGCCGGCCTGGAAGATTTGCCGGAACGCATATAA
- a CDS encoding IS256 family transposase, producing the protein MAREKKPVHKVIMTEGKRSIIQQLFQEYDIQSAEDIQEALKDLLGGTIKEMMETEMDEHLGYQKSQRSDSEDYRNGYKRKRVNSRYGTVDIQVPQDRNSTFEPQVVRKRQKDISSIDQKIISMYAKGMTTRQISETLEDIYGFEASEGFISDVTDKILPQIEDWQKRPLSEVYPVLYIDAIHYSVRDNGVIRKLAAYVILGINIDGQKEVLTIQVGDNESAKYWLSVLNELKNRGVKDILILCADGLSGIKEAIAAAYPNTEYQRCIVHQVRNTLKYVADKDRKPFANDLKTIYQAPSEEQALESLERVTKTWSVKYPNSMKSWKQNWDAICPIFKFSMNVRKVIYTTNAIESLNSTYRKLNRQRSVFPSDTALLKALYLATFEATKKWTMPIRNWGQVYGELSIMYEGRLPE; encoded by the coding sequence ATGGCAAGAGAAAAGAAACCGGTACATAAGGTCATTATGACCGAAGGAAAACGCAGCATTATTCAACAACTGTTTCAAGAATATGACATTCAATCCGCAGAAGATATTCAGGAAGCACTGAAAGACCTGCTGGGCGGTACCATCAAAGAAATGATGGAAACCGAGATGGACGAACACCTTGGCTATCAGAAATCCCAGCGGTCTGACAGCGAGGATTACCGCAATGGGTATAAGAGAAAGCGGGTCAACAGCCGGTATGGTACCGTAGATATCCAGGTACCGCAGGACCGCAACTCCACGTTCGAACCGCAGGTGGTCCGTAAACGGCAAAAAGATATCTCTTCTATCGACCAGAAAATTATCTCCATGTATGCCAAGGGAATGACGACCCGGCAAATTTCAGAAACGTTAGAGGATATCTATGGATTTGAGGCTTCCGAAGGCTTCATTTCCGATGTAACCGATAAAATCCTGCCTCAAATTGAAGACTGGCAGAAACGCCCGCTGTCGGAAGTGTATCCTGTCCTCTATATTGATGCCATTCATTATTCTGTCCGGGATAACGGAGTGATCCGGAAGCTGGCAGCCTACGTCATTCTGGGAATCAACATAGACGGACAAAAAGAAGTTCTGACGATTCAGGTCGGAGACAATGAGAGCGCAAAATATTGGCTTTCCGTGCTGAATGAATTGAAAAATCGCGGGGTAAAAGATATCCTGATTCTCTGTGCCGATGGCCTGAGCGGGATCAAAGAAGCCATCGCCGCAGCCTATCCTAACACGGAATACCAGCGCTGCATCGTACATCAGGTACGAAACACGCTGAAATATGTAGCAGACAAGGATCGTAAGCCTTTTGCCAATGATTTAAAGACTATTTATCAGGCTCCGTCTGAAGAACAGGCTTTGGAATCTCTGGAAAGGGTAACCAAAACATGGTCTGTAAAATATCCGAATTCCATGAAAAGTTGGAAGCAAAACTGGGATGCCATCTGCCCAATTTTCAAGTTTTCCATGAACGTAAGAAAAGTGATTTACACGACCAATGCCATCGAATCCCTGAATTCCACCTACCGGAAGCTGAACCGTCAGAGAAGCGTATTTCCAAGCGATACAGCGCTTTTAAAAGCCCTGTATCTGGCGACGTTTGAAGCCACCAAAAAATGGACCATGCCAATCCGAAACTGGGGACAGGTGTATGGGGAACTGAGCATAATGTACGAAGGCCGACTCCCAGAGTAA
- a CDS encoding ABC transporter ATP-binding protein, translated as MLELKHIVKKYDEKVILNDISLTVEDGEIISILGPSGGGKTTLLNVILGITPLSGGQLLYKGEDLSRVPMQKRGFNIVFQDYALFPNLTAYQNIVYGLRNKPGIATKEEVADLIRLLDLQDHVDKRISQLSGGQKQRVALARTLVMKPKILLLDEPLSALDGVIKESIKERIRTIAKQYHLTTIIVTHDPEEALTLSHRVLILNGGKIAQFDTPDNIIHAPKDDFIKKFILSQLQIKRDNIYKLFEPGAMPAARQAQ; from the coding sequence ATGCTGGAGTTAAAGCATATTGTTAAAAAGTATGATGAAAAAGTGATTCTTAACGATATTTCCCTGACCGTGGAAGACGGCGAAATTATTTCTATCTTAGGACCTTCAGGCGGCGGCAAAACGACGCTGCTGAACGTCATTTTAGGAATTACGCCGCTCAGCGGCGGTCAACTCTTGTATAAGGGCGAAGATTTAAGCCGCGTTCCCATGCAGAAGCGGGGATTCAACATCGTATTTCAGGATTATGCGTTGTTCCCCAACCTGACGGCCTATCAGAATATCGTGTACGGCTTGCGCAATAAGCCGGGCATTGCGACAAAAGAAGAAGTTGCCGATCTCATTCGTCTTCTGGACCTGCAGGACCACGTCGATAAGCGCATCAGTCAGCTTTCGGGCGGCCAAAAGCAGCGCGTCGCTTTAGCCAGAACGCTGGTGATGAAGCCAAAGATTCTCCTGCTCGACGAACCGCTCAGCGCGCTGGACGGCGTTATTAAGGAATCCATTAAAGAACGCATCCGCACCATTGCCAAGCAGTATCATCTGACGACGATTATCGTAACCCATGACCCGGAAGAGGCCCTTACCTTGTCTCATCGGGTGCTTATTTTGAACGGCGGCAAAATCGCCCAGTTCGATACGCCGGACAACATTATCCATGCTCCGAAGGACGATTTCATCAAAAAGTTTATCTTGTCGCAGCTGCAAATCAAGCGCGACAACATTTACAAGCTGTTTGAACCCGGCGCGATGCCTGCGGCGCGGCAGGCGCAGTAA
- the tatC gene encoding twin-arginine translocase subunit TatC, whose product METKPDKAEEEIAVAQSAADSDNSPVKENQDGEMPLSGHLQEFRSRLIICLAAVAVASGVSYNFVEEIIDVISAPAGKLYFLNPAEVFFSYIQVAVCTGVLVTLPIICYELWGFVRPALMPSERAAVFWLIPTAVLLFYAGLAFSYYAVFPAAVLFFMGFATASLQPMFSLSSYLSFFIAFMLPFGVVFELPLVLFFLAKMGLITSAFLKSKRRVLIVVAFIFAAVVSPTTDVFTQVMIAVPMIVLYEASILLVRFILRK is encoded by the coding sequence ATGGAGACAAAGCCCGATAAGGCGGAAGAGGAAATCGCGGTCGCGCAGAGCGCAGCAGACAGCGATAACTCTCCCGTTAAGGAGAACCAGGACGGAGAAATGCCGCTGAGCGGACATTTGCAGGAATTTCGCAGCCGCCTGATTATCTGCCTGGCAGCGGTAGCCGTTGCCAGCGGCGTTTCCTATAATTTTGTAGAGGAAATCATCGACGTCATATCGGCTCCGGCAGGCAAGCTGTATTTTCTCAATCCGGCAGAAGTCTTTTTCTCGTATATTCAGGTAGCCGTGTGTACGGGCGTGTTGGTGACGCTGCCGATTATTTGCTATGAACTATGGGGCTTCGTCCGTCCGGCCCTGATGCCTTCCGAGCGGGCCGCCGTGTTCTGGCTTATTCCAACGGCGGTGCTGCTGTTTTATGCCGGCCTGGCCTTTTCGTATTACGCCGTATTTCCGGCGGCCGTGCTGTTTTTTATGGGATTTGCTACGGCGTCGCTGCAGCCTATGTTTTCACTCAGCTCGTACTTGTCCTTTTTTATTGCTTTCATGCTGCCCTTCGGCGTTGTCTTCGAGCTGCCCCTCGTCTTGTTTTTCCTGGCGAAGATGGGTTTGATTACGTCGGCCTTTTTGAAATCTAAGCGGCGCGTTCTCATCGTCGTCGCCTTTATCTTCGCCGCTGTCGTGTCGCCGACGACGGACGTGTTTACGCAGGTTATGATCGCCGTGCCGATGATTGTATTGTATGAAGCGAGCATCCTGTTGGTGCGGTTTATTTTGAGAAAATAA
- the tatA gene encoding twin-arginine translocase TatA/TatE family subunit, with product MFNIGMGEMIVVAVVALFVFGPGKLPEVARAFGKGLREFRKAMRDVADDIHAGDIQEVKESIQKDINDVKHIGGSHGDKAR from the coding sequence ATGTTCAACATCGGAATGGGCGAGATGATCGTCGTAGCCGTCGTCGCCCTGTTCGTCTTCGGCCCGGGGAAACTTCCGGAAGTCGCGAGAGCCTTCGGGAAGGGCCTGCGGGAATTCCGAAAGGCCATGCGCGACGTCGCCGACGACATCCATGCCGGGGACATACAGGAAGTAAAAGAATCGATTCAAAAGGATATAAACGACGTGAAGCACATAGGAGGAAGCCATGGAGACAAAGCCCGATAA
- a CDS encoding nitroreductase family protein: protein MNEIFTRRSVRKFLPTMVEDEKIELLLRAGMAAPSMGNQQPWEFYVVRDKRVIQDLSRCSPYAGCAANAPAAIVVCSRDTNQRFPAFVNLDLSACVENILLEAVHLELGAVWIGVSPYKSREVIVRRAVGVPEGFTPFAIVSFGYPKDSGNERLKEDRYDPSRVHYL, encoded by the coding sequence ATGAATGAAATCTTTACCAGACGCAGCGTTCGAAAATTTTTGCCGACTATGGTTGAAGATGAAAAGATAGAACTCTTGCTGCGCGCCGGCATGGCCGCCCCTTCCATGGGAAACCAACAGCCTTGGGAATTTTACGTCGTTCGTGATAAACGGGTGATTCAGGATTTATCCCGCTGCAGCCCCTACGCCGGCTGCGCGGCAAATGCGCCTGCGGCTATCGTCGTTTGCAGCCGTGATACAAACCAGCGCTTCCCGGCCTTCGTCAACCTCGATTTAAGCGCCTGTGTAGAAAATATACTGCTGGAAGCAGTTCATTTGGAATTGGGCGCCGTGTGGATCGGCGTTTCGCCGTATAAATCGAGAGAAGTCATCGTCCGCCGCGCCGTAGGCGTTCCCGAAGGCTTTACGCCCTTCGCTATCGTATCCTTCGGCTATCCGAAGGACAGCGGCAACGAACGGCTGAAAGAAGACCGCTACGACCCGTCCCGGGTTCATTATCTCTAA
- a CDS encoding DNA/RNA non-specific endonuclease yields MKKCISLLLTLVAALCLILSGCSSTETSRPVQASSVSAAASLADIPAFSGQPYVVLHDNKPDFSESDFSESSFERYSPLDSLGRCGAAFANIGRDIMPTEKRGAIGQVKPSGWQVAKYDSVDGKYLYNRCHLIGYQLSAENANKQNLITGTRYMNVQGMLPFENMVADYVKETGNHVLYRVTPVFQGKELVARGVQIEAESVEDKGAGICFNVYCYNVQPGIVIDYGTGESHAEGGGTVPAHDGTAPVGADQTDTYILNTNSKKFHKPSCSGAKTIKSQNKETYTGSRGDLLAQGYSPCGSCKP; encoded by the coding sequence ATGAAAAAATGTATATCTTTGTTATTGACGTTGGTTGCGGCGTTGTGTCTGATTTTGTCGGGATGCAGTAGTACGGAGACTTCGCGTCCGGTACAGGCCAGCTCTGTATCGGCTGCCGCGTCGTTGGCCGACATACCAGCCTTTTCCGGCCAGCCCTACGTCGTTCTTCATGACAATAAGCCGGATTTTTCGGAAAGCGACTTTTCGGAGTCGTCCTTTGAGCGGTATAGCCCTTTAGATTCGCTGGGACGCTGCGGCGCCGCCTTCGCCAATATCGGCAGGGATATTATGCCGACAGAAAAGAGGGGCGCTATCGGTCAGGTGAAGCCTTCAGGCTGGCAGGTGGCGAAATACGACAGTGTCGACGGCAAATATTTGTATAACCGCTGCCATCTCATCGGCTATCAGCTGTCGGCGGAAAATGCAAATAAGCAAAACCTCATTACGGGCACACGGTATATGAACGTACAGGGAATGCTTCCCTTTGAAAACATGGTAGCCGACTATGTGAAGGAAACGGGAAACCACGTGCTGTACCGGGTTACGCCGGTCTTTCAGGGAAAGGAGCTCGTCGCCCGGGGCGTGCAGATCGAAGCGGAATCGGTAGAGGACAAGGGCGCCGGCATTTGCTTTAACGTCTATTGCTATAATGTCCAGCCAGGCATCGTCATCGACTATGGAACGGGCGAAAGCCATGCAGAAGGCGGCGGAACCGTGCCGGCTCATGACGGAACAGCTCCTGTCGGCGCAGACCAAACCGATACGTACATATTAAATACGAACTCTAAAAAATTTCACAAGCCTTCTTGTTCCGGCGCTAAGACCATAAAGAGCCAGAATAAGGAAACCTATACCGGCTCGCGCGGCGACTTATTGGCCCAGGGATATTCACCCTGCGGCAGCTGCAAGCCTTAG
- a CDS encoding ribonuclease Z, with translation MIIAACVDDAMGMAFNHRRQSRDVLLIRRLLQRAAGRTVWIHPDSAVLFEAQEAGSVRAAEDFLQQAGSGDICFVETAAFASWADEIEEIWLYRWNRAYPGDVFFPISLTQGWKLAEKTDFSGNSHACITEEIYKK, from the coding sequence ATGATTATTGCAGCTTGCGTAGACGACGCTATGGGGATGGCCTTCAATCATCGCCGGCAAAGCCGGGATGTGCTCCTGATACGGCGTCTGCTGCAGCGCGCGGCGGGCCGGACCGTGTGGATACATCCGGACAGCGCCGTGCTGTTTGAAGCGCAGGAGGCGGGCAGCGTACGCGCTGCCGAGGATTTTCTGCAGCAGGCCGGCAGCGGCGATATTTGCTTCGTAGAAACGGCGGCCTTTGCGTCCTGGGCGGACGAGATTGAAGAAATATGGCTGTATCGCTGGAATCGGGCCTATCCGGGAGACGTATTTTTTCCTATTTCCCTGACGCAGGGATGGAAGCTTGCGGAAAAAACGGATTTTTCGGGAAATTCCCATGCATGCATTACGGAGGAGATTTATAAAAAATGA
- a CDS encoding phosphoethanolamine transferase, with the protein MVKPANKPQRLSLSSLKADFSSAVSRRRLVYLLCTFFVIYALCYQWQFLVSLGLGPDNIHHMTVGLIPAVGAVVLSLALYWRHLCIASVVPTALIAVSWIVTGPYLSYITLIQQNTVYLNNMYDIYVGLYLFAILFCLNMAARQFLNRKISAAIMTAVQFAAFFIIALQWVYFALYHSCITTSGALLIFQTGPAETLEYFHSLGVGRIVFIALFVALLIGGLLFANYTQKTLPRTPVYRKILPLLSLLIIFPSVGALGEEIFPQAFPIRTFIDTHDYMERSALYAENHDGKFAALQAVQLNPSESPNTVVVVIGESETRTLMHAFNPNHVENTPWLTSMKEDSDFTLFSNAYSCVWYTVPVLERALTEANFYNNKEFNSSISILDMAKKAGYKTYWFSNQGSIGVADTPITLVAKTADVSEWVDQELKQSTMDGALLQFLQRVDPNEKNFVVLHLMGSHIEYRNRYPKEFQVFNDGTVNQQADFDNTVLYTDWVLSQIFEYAKENLNLDAMIYFSDHGSDPDKGRQPDDISFKVLRIPMFCYLSEGYQARNPEVVEAVKQNKDKFFTNDLAYEFVCGILNMQSPNYDPTYSIASLQWKMERKDLVTRFGKVSLLEDTEF; encoded by the coding sequence ATGGTAAAACCCGCCAATAAACCGCAGCGGCTGTCCTTGTCTTCGTTGAAAGCGGATTTTTCTTCTGCCGTTTCAAGACGCAGGCTCGTTTACTTGCTATGCACGTTTTTCGTCATCTACGCCTTGTGCTATCAATGGCAGTTTCTCGTGTCCCTCGGCCTGGGGCCTGATAATATTCATCACATGACGGTCGGGCTGATTCCAGCCGTAGGAGCCGTCGTCCTGTCCCTGGCCCTGTATTGGCGTCATCTATGCATCGCCTCCGTCGTGCCGACGGCCCTCATCGCCGTCAGCTGGATCGTGACGGGGCCTTATCTGAGCTACATCACGCTGATACAGCAAAATACAGTGTATTTAAATAATATGTACGATATTTACGTCGGCCTGTATCTCTTCGCCATTCTCTTTTGTCTGAACATGGCGGCCCGGCAGTTTTTAAACCGCAAAATCAGCGCGGCCATCATGACGGCCGTGCAGTTCGCGGCCTTCTTCATCATCGCCCTGCAGTGGGTGTACTTCGCCCTGTACCACTCGTGCATTACCACGTCGGGGGCGCTGCTCATCTTCCAAACGGGGCCGGCGGAAACGCTGGAATACTTCCATTCCCTCGGCGTCGGCCGCATCGTATTCATCGCATTGTTCGTAGCGCTTTTAATCGGCGGCCTTCTCTTCGCCAACTACACGCAGAAGACCTTGCCCCGCACGCCTGTATACCGAAAGATTCTCCCCTTGCTGTCGCTGCTGATTATTTTCCCATCTGTCGGCGCGCTGGGCGAAGAAATCTTCCCCCAAGCCTTCCCGATCCGCACCTTTATCGATACGCACGATTACATGGAACGCTCCGCCCTGTACGCGGAAAACCATGACGGCAAATTCGCCGCCCTGCAGGCGGTCCAGCTGAACCCGTCCGAGTCTCCCAATACGGTCGTCGTCGTCATCGGCGAATCGGAAACGCGGACCCTCATGCACGCCTTCAACCCGAATCACGTGGAAAATACGCCGTGGCTGACATCTATGAAGGAAGACTCGGACTTTACGCTGTTTTCCAACGCTTACAGCTGCGTCTGGTACACTGTCCCCGTTTTGGAACGGGCCTTGACGGAAGCCAATTTCTATAATAATAAGGAATTCAATTCTTCCATTTCCATTTTGGATATGGCGAAAAAGGCCGGCTACAAGACGTACTGGTTCAGCAACCAGGGCTCTATCGGCGTCGCCGACACGCCCATCACGCTCGTCGCCAAGACCGCTGACGTATCCGAATGGGTAGACCAGGAATTGAAGCAGTCGACGATGGACGGCGCGCTCCTGCAGTTCCTGCAGCGCGTCGACCCGAATGAAAAGAACTTCGTCGTCCTTCACCTCATGGGCAGCCACATTGAATACCGCAACCGCTATCCCAAGGAATTCCAGGTATTTAACGACGGCACGGTAAATCAGCAGGCCGATTTCGACAACACCGTCCTGTATACGGACTGGGTATTGTCGCAGATTTTCGAATACGCCAAGGAAAATCTCAACTTAGACGCCATGATTTATTTCTCCGATCACGGCAGCGATCCCGACAAAGGCCGCCAGCCCGACGACATCTCCTTCAAGGTGCTGCGCATTCCCATGTTCTGCTACTTATCGGAAGGCTATCAGGCCCGCAATCCCGAAGTCGTCGAAGCCGTCAAACAAAATAAAGATAAGTTCTTTACCAATGATTTAGCCTATGAATTTGTCTGCGGCATCCTCAACATGCAGTCGCCCAACTACGACCCGACGTACAGCATCGCGTCGTTGCAGTGGAAAATGGAACGAAAGGATCTCGTAACCCGCTTCGGCAAGGTCAGCTTGCTGGAGGATACGGAATTCTAA
- a CDS encoding response regulator transcription factor: MAHMLIIGGTGTSSAWEKGFFEKKGFDVVAAASGKDGLVAAKQGGADVILIHSPLPDGDSIGLCCQIRAAQSVPVFLVAERGCDEEQIKALEAGADDYITAPVSPAVMAARIEACLSMRRRLLEERRTVGEDADICAGDLTIFIRRRQAFRGRTEIPLTVKEFDLLAFLAGHPDQVFSKQELFKQVWHLDASGDLATVTVHINRLRDKLNQVSPAFTAIETVWGNGYRFQTA, encoded by the coding sequence ATGGCGCACATGTTGATTATTGGGGGAACGGGCACGTCAAGTGCCTGGGAAAAAGGCTTTTTTGAAAAGAAAGGATTCGACGTTGTTGCCGCGGCCAGCGGAAAAGACGGGCTGGTAGCAGCAAAGCAAGGAGGGGCCGACGTAATCCTGATTCATTCGCCCTTGCCGGATGGGGACAGCATCGGCCTGTGCTGTCAGATCCGCGCGGCCCAGAGCGTTCCGGTGTTTCTCGTCGCAGAAAGGGGCTGCGACGAAGAACAGATCAAGGCCTTGGAAGCCGGGGCGGACGACTATATTACGGCTCCCGTTTCGCCGGCCGTCATGGCGGCGCGCATCGAAGCGTGCTTGTCTATGCGCCGTCGGCTTCTGGAAGAACGGCGGACCGTCGGCGAAGACGCCGATATATGCGCCGGCGATTTAACGATTTTTATTCGCCGCCGCCAAGCCTTCCGCGGCCGGACGGAAATCCCGCTGACCGTTAAGGAATTCGACTTGCTGGCATTTTTAGCCGGCCATCCCGATCAGGTGTTTTCCAAGCAGGAGCTGTTTAAACAGGTTTGGCATCTCGACGCCAGCGGCGATTTGGCGACTGTGACGGTACATATCAACCGGCTGCGGGACAAGCTGAATCAGGTATCGCCGGCCTTTACGGCCATTGAAACCGTATGGGGAAACGGCTACCGATTTCAAACTGCATAA
- a CDS encoding D-alanyl-D-alanine carboxypeptidase family protein → MFCKWRRIMAVGLCALILAVCSGVSGSAAQAAVPSTGAEAACMIDADTGKILYQVNPTKWMHPASTTKIVTLITALDQKEDELDQPLKISSYAANTEPSSLGIAPGDKLSVREALRGMMVVSGNDAAVAVAETLGGSVAGYADMMNAEAVKMGAKHTHFVNPHGLTAAKHYTTAVDMAKMAAYGMKKFPEFRRIVSLTSYDVQYLDGRTPKHVTTTNRFLTSGYKGADGIKTGFTNAAGDCLVASATRNGRTLLVVLFNDDNRWEDAPAILDYGFRRLQTGK, encoded by the coding sequence ATGTTTTGTAAATGGCGGCGCATCATGGCAGTCGGCCTGTGCGCCTTGATTTTAGCAGTCTGCTCCGGCGTAAGCGGGAGCGCGGCTCAGGCGGCGGTACCGTCGACAGGCGCGGAAGCGGCCTGCATGATCGATGCCGATACGGGAAAAATATTGTATCAGGTCAATCCGACAAAGTGGATGCACCCGGCAAGCACTACGAAAATCGTGACGCTCATCACGGCGTTGGACCAGAAAGAAGACGAGCTGGACCAGCCGCTGAAAATTTCCAGCTACGCGGCGAATACGGAGCCCTCTTCGCTGGGCATTGCGCCGGGAGATAAGCTGAGCGTGCGGGAAGCGCTGCGCGGCATGATGGTCGTATCGGGGAACGACGCTGCCGTCGCCGTAGCGGAAACGCTGGGCGGGTCCGTAGCCGGGTACGCCGACATGATGAATGCGGAAGCTGTGAAAATGGGGGCAAAGCACACGCATTTCGTCAATCCTCACGGCCTGACGGCGGCGAAGCACTACACGACGGCCGTCGATATGGCAAAGATGGCGGCCTACGGCATGAAGAAATTCCCGGAATTCCGCCGTATCGTAAGCCTTACGTCGTACGACGTGCAGTATCTGGACGGCCGGACGCCAAAGCACGTCACGACGACGAACCGCTTTTTGACCAGCGGGTATAAGGGCGCCGACGGCATCAAGACGGGCTTTACCAATGCGGCCGGCGACTGCCTGGTCGCATCGGCGACGCGGAACGGCCGCACGCTCCTCGTCGTCCTGTTCAACGACGACAACCGCTGGGAAGATGCGCCGGCTATCCTCGATTACGGGTTCCGGCGTCTTCAGACAGGCAAATAA
- a CDS encoding CpXC domain-containing protein: protein MAVEDNQQKDRTHRTELQLTCPACGGVGAFSTWDCIDGGENAEMRRRVLHDEGLFFYQCPHCHSQIHVESPCLYVDKHKKFMVWHIPDPKTPVTSEDVRSFLGGDSFAEYRCRAALTWGEWREKIIEIESGYDDRLYEIIKYGAYQLVKEGDREKLPLEAYHIDLTEGGGSEDVSLVFLERDRKGMGYVYDITPKAKEVTSDIFLPLLERIPAMNEMGRFDRFSYSWAQQFMAQVLKAASSGQEAYSQLLGFWVQTLGKELFHAEIQPAE from the coding sequence ATGGCAGTTGAAGACAATCAGCAGAAAGACAGGACGCACCGCACCGAGCTGCAGCTCACGTGCCCGGCCTGCGGAGGCGTCGGCGCATTTTCCACATGGGACTGCATCGACGGCGGGGAAAACGCTGAGATGCGCCGGCGCGTGCTTCACGACGAAGGATTATTTTTTTATCAATGCCCCCATTGCCATAGCCAGATACATGTAGAAAGCCCCTGTTTGTACGTCGACAAGCATAAGAAGTTTATGGTATGGCATATACCGGACCCCAAGACGCCCGTTACGTCGGAAGACGTGCGCTCCTTTTTAGGCGGCGATTCGTTCGCAGAGTACCGCTGCCGGGCGGCGCTGACCTGGGGTGAATGGCGGGAAAAAATCATCGAAATAGAGAGCGGATATGACGACAGGCTGTATGAAATCATCAAATACGGCGCGTACCAGCTCGTCAAGGAAGGAGATCGGGAAAAGCTGCCTCTGGAGGCCTATCACATCGATTTGACCGAAGGCGGCGGCAGCGAGGACGTGTCTCTCGTGTTCCTGGAACGGGACCGTAAGGGCATGGGATACGTATACGATATTACGCCGAAGGCGAAAGAAGTGACGTCGGATATTTTCCTGCCCTTATTGGAGCGGATTCCCGCTATGAACGAAATGGGGCGGTTCGACCGCTTCAGCTACTCCTGGGCCCAGCAATTTATGGCCCAGGTTTTAAAAGCTGCGTCGTCGGGACAGGAGGCGTATAGCCAGCTCCTCGGATTTTGGGTGCAGACCCTGGGCAAGGAGCTGTTCCATGCGGAGATACAGCCGGCTGAATAA